A single region of the Thioalkalivibrio nitratireducens DSM 14787 genome encodes:
- a CDS encoding glycoside hydrolase 100 family protein — protein MNESVRDSAWKLLDASVVRLDGGPVGTVAARDTIVQEVNYDQVFTRDFAVSAYAYLLAGKPEIVASFLLQMVRLQQTERQFDCFQPGEGLMPASFKVVAGEKGEQVVADFGEQAIARVPPVDSGLWWLMILHAYVNSTDDAALARRDEVQRAIRGVLDLCLTARFDMFPTMLVPDGSFMIDRRMGVYGYPIDVQALFYSALTAAEALLADVEENAHYIDAVRKRRGHLAYHIRTYYWLDLDQVNRIYRYGVEEYGERAVNKFNIYPETIPHWLMDWLPETGGYFAGNLGPGRMDYRYFAQGNLLAVASGLASDAQSVAFMQLLRARRDDLVGDVPLKLAYPALDGSDWVALTGMDPKNRAWSYHNGGNWPVLLWLLAAACARTGDADLIESALESAESRLVRDEWAEYYDGRSGRLVGRQARRHQTWTIAGYLVARQLAQDPACLGRLGFGGEATVSACTG, from the coding sequence ATGAACGAGTCGGTCAGGGACAGTGCGTGGAAGCTGCTAGACGCGTCGGTAGTGCGCCTGGACGGCGGGCCGGTGGGTACCGTCGCCGCGCGCGACACCATCGTGCAGGAGGTCAACTACGACCAGGTGTTTACCCGGGATTTCGCGGTCTCCGCCTATGCCTACCTGCTCGCGGGGAAGCCTGAGATCGTCGCCAGCTTCCTGCTGCAAATGGTCCGCCTGCAGCAGACCGAGCGCCAGTTCGACTGTTTCCAGCCGGGCGAAGGCCTGATGCCGGCCAGCTTCAAGGTGGTCGCGGGCGAGAAGGGGGAACAGGTGGTGGCCGATTTCGGCGAACAGGCCATTGCCCGGGTACCGCCGGTCGATTCCGGCCTGTGGTGGCTGATGATCCTGCACGCCTACGTGAACAGCACCGACGACGCGGCGCTGGCGCGGCGCGACGAGGTGCAGCGCGCGATCCGCGGGGTGCTGGACCTGTGCCTGACCGCCCGTTTCGACATGTTTCCGACCATGCTGGTGCCGGACGGATCGTTCATGATCGACCGCCGGATGGGTGTCTACGGCTATCCGATCGACGTGCAGGCGCTGTTTTACTCGGCGCTGACGGCGGCCGAGGCCCTGCTGGCCGACGTGGAGGAGAACGCCCATTACATCGACGCGGTGCGCAAGCGGCGAGGTCATCTTGCCTACCACATCCGCACCTATTACTGGCTGGATCTCGACCAGGTCAATCGCATCTACCGCTACGGGGTCGAGGAATACGGCGAGCGCGCGGTGAACAAGTTCAACATCTACCCCGAGACCATTCCGCACTGGCTGATGGACTGGCTGCCGGAAACCGGTGGCTACTTCGCGGGAAACCTGGGGCCCGGGCGAATGGACTACCGCTATTTCGCGCAGGGGAATCTGTTGGCCGTCGCGAGCGGCCTGGCGTCGGACGCACAGTCCGTGGCGTTCATGCAACTGCTGCGTGCACGGCGCGACGACCTCGTGGGGGATGTGCCGCTGAAACTCGCATATCCGGCGCTGGACGGTAGCGACTGGGTGGCGCTGACCGGCATGGATCCGAAAAACCGCGCCTGGTCCTACCACAACGGTGGCAACTGGCCGGTGCTGCTGTGGCTGTTGGCCGCGGCCTGTGCCCGCACCGGCGACGCAGATCTGATCGAATCCGCGCTCGAGTCCGCCGAATCCCGGCTCGTCCGGGACGAGTGGGCTGAGTACTACGATGGCCGCAGTGGTCGCCTGGTCGGACGGCAGGCGCGCCGGCACCAGACCTGGACGATCGCGGGGTACCTCGTTGCGCGGCAGCTGGCGCAGGATCCCGCGTGTCTCGGACGCCTCGGCTTCGGAGGCGAGGCCACGGTGTCTGCATGCACCGGTTGA
- a CDS encoding acetolactate synthase large subunit, which yields MKASDLFVKALESEGVEYVFGIPGEENLDLLESLRASSIRLVLTRHEQAAGFMAATYGRLTGRTGVCLATLGPGATNLVTAAAYAQLGGMPVLMITGQKPIKVSKQGEFQILDVVDMMHPISKYTRQISSGANIPARVREAFRRAEDERPGAVHLELPEDIAREETDAPVIPRSRFEAPWASDGSIAAAVEMIEAARQPLLLIGAGANRRQTCRALPAFVEATGIPFFSTQMGKGVVDERHPLFLGNAALSGDDFLHRAVEAADLIINVGHDVVEKPPFIMGRPENAPPHVEEAARAGTARVIHVNYVTAAIDAVYHPHQGVIGDIARSVERLTEAVRPQPHWDFSRFMEVRRHLDVHTREGMDDARFPVYPQRLVADVRAALPDDGIVALDNGIYKIWFARNYRARQPNTVLLDNALASMGAGLPSAMAAKMVYPDHPVIAVCGDGGFMMNSQELETAVRLGLNLVVLVLRDDAYGMIRWKQAAMGFDDYGLTYGNPDFVRYAEAYGAYGHRVESADALRPLIAFCLAAPGLHVIDVPVDYSDNDRILNQEIKARSRAI from the coding sequence ATGAAGGCATCGGATCTGTTCGTGAAGGCCCTGGAATCCGAGGGTGTCGAGTACGTTTTCGGGATTCCCGGGGAGGAGAACCTGGACCTGCTCGAATCGCTGCGGGCCTCGTCGATACGGCTGGTTCTGACCCGGCACGAGCAGGCGGCCGGCTTCATGGCGGCCACCTACGGGCGGCTGACCGGGAGGACCGGAGTCTGCCTGGCCACGCTCGGACCCGGGGCCACCAACCTCGTGACTGCCGCCGCCTACGCGCAGCTCGGGGGGATGCCGGTGCTGATGATCACTGGCCAGAAGCCGATCAAGGTGAGCAAGCAGGGCGAGTTTCAGATCCTCGATGTAGTCGACATGATGCACCCGATCAGCAAGTACACCCGCCAGATCAGCAGCGGTGCCAACATTCCCGCTCGGGTGCGTGAGGCTTTCCGCCGGGCCGAGGACGAGCGGCCCGGGGCGGTTCACCTGGAACTGCCGGAGGATATCGCCCGCGAGGAGACGGACGCGCCGGTGATCCCACGCAGCCGCTTCGAGGCCCCCTGGGCCAGCGACGGCTCGATCGCGGCGGCGGTGGAAATGATCGAAGCGGCACGGCAGCCGCTGCTGCTGATCGGCGCCGGTGCGAACCGGCGCCAGACCTGCCGCGCGCTCCCGGCGTTTGTCGAAGCCACCGGCATCCCGTTCTTCAGCACGCAGATGGGCAAGGGCGTGGTCGATGAGCGCCACCCGCTGTTTCTGGGCAATGCCGCGCTCTCCGGCGACGATTTCCTGCACCGCGCGGTCGAGGCCGCCGACCTAATCATCAACGTCGGTCACGATGTGGTGGAAAAGCCCCCGTTCATCATGGGCCGCCCGGAAAATGCCCCGCCACACGTCGAGGAGGCCGCCCGGGCCGGGACGGCGCGGGTGATCCACGTGAACTACGTGACGGCCGCGATCGACGCGGTGTATCACCCGCATCAGGGTGTGATCGGCGACATCGCGCGCAGTGTCGAGCGCCTGACCGAAGCCGTCAGGCCGCAGCCGCACTGGGATTTCTCGCGGTTCATGGAAGTGCGGCGGCACCTCGACGTTCACACGCGCGAGGGCATGGACGATGCGCGTTTCCCCGTCTATCCGCAGCGGCTGGTGGCCGACGTCCGCGCGGCGCTGCCCGACGACGGGATCGTCGCGCTGGACAACGGGATCTACAAGATCTGGTTCGCCCGCAACTACCGCGCACGGCAGCCGAACACGGTGCTGCTGGATAACGCGCTCGCGTCGATGGGCGCGGGGCTGCCTTCGGCAATGGCCGCGAAGATGGTGTATCCGGACCATCCTGTGATCGCCGTCTGCGGCGACGGCGGCTTCATGATGAACTCGCAGGAACTCGAGACCGCGGTGCGCCTGGGGCTGAACCTGGTGGTGCTGGTGCTGCGCGACGACGCCTACGGAATGATCCGCTGGAAGCAGGCCGCGATGGGCTTCGACGATTACGGCCTGACCTACGGGAACCCCGATTTCGTGCGCTACGCAGAGGCGTACGGAGCGTACGGCCATCGAGTCGAGTCCGCGGATGCGCTGCGGCCACTCATCGCTTTCTGCCTCGCGGCGCCCGGGCTGCACGTGATCGATGTGCCGGTCGATTACAGCGACAACGACCGCATTCTGAACCAGGAGATCAAGGCCCGGAGCCGCGCGATCTGA
- a CDS encoding FMN-binding glutamate synthase family protein → MYIGFLVFAGTSLLLLAVGWWFWPPVAWAAVLIVPLLALGTYDVLQTRHSIRRNFPLLGRARWLMETLRPFMRQYFVESDTDGVPINRMFRSIVYQRAKGELETVPFGTRVDVYRHGYEWIGHSVAAIRASDVLDLRVDVGGPDCRQPYRASIFNISALSFGALSPNAILALNHGAALGGFAQNTGEGGLAPCLLEHGGDLVWQIGTGYFGCRDARGRFSGELFEEKAAWPAVRMIEIKLSQGAKPGHGGILPAEKNTPEIAAIRGVEPGTVVESPPAHSVFDSLLGLLEFVARLRELSGGKPVGFKLAVGRKSEFVAICKAMVASGIVPDFITVDGGEGGTGAAPLEYANSVGMPLREALAFVDDCLTGFDLRSSIRVIASGKILTGFHLVKNLAVGADLCSSARGMMFALGCVHSLICNTNRCPSGVATQDPRLYRGLVVADKAQRVAQFQAKTVHATAELIASAGLFHTSELNRTHIYRRVTQSEIRRYDRIYPYLTAGVLRDPAKAPEAFAVHLEEADPERFMPRHCLTRSEDPRGDPHLPCTMRQYDRVSHL, encoded by the coding sequence GTGTACATCGGATTCCTGGTGTTTGCCGGAACCTCGCTGCTGCTTCTTGCGGTGGGGTGGTGGTTCTGGCCGCCGGTGGCCTGGGCCGCGGTCCTGATCGTGCCGTTGCTGGCACTGGGAACGTACGACGTGCTCCAGACGCGCCACTCGATCCGGCGCAACTTCCCGTTACTGGGGCGCGCCCGCTGGCTGATGGAGACGCTGCGCCCGTTCATGCGCCAGTACTTTGTCGAGTCCGACACCGACGGTGTTCCGATCAACCGCATGTTCCGCAGCATTGTCTATCAGCGGGCCAAGGGGGAACTGGAGACGGTGCCGTTCGGCACCCGGGTGGATGTCTATCGTCACGGCTACGAATGGATCGGCCACTCGGTAGCGGCGATTCGCGCCTCCGACGTGCTGGACCTGCGGGTCGACGTCGGCGGGCCGGACTGCCGCCAGCCGTATCGGGCCAGCATTTTCAACATCTCGGCGCTGAGCTTCGGCGCGCTGAGTCCGAACGCCATCCTGGCCCTGAACCACGGCGCGGCCCTCGGTGGATTTGCGCAGAACACCGGCGAGGGCGGGCTCGCACCTTGCCTTCTGGAGCACGGCGGCGATCTGGTGTGGCAGATCGGCACCGGCTATTTCGGCTGCCGGGACGCGCGCGGCCGCTTCTCCGGCGAGCTGTTCGAGGAAAAGGCGGCGTGGCCCGCGGTGCGCATGATCGAGATCAAGCTCTCGCAGGGTGCCAAGCCGGGGCATGGCGGCATCCTGCCGGCGGAGAAGAACACCCCGGAGATCGCCGCGATCCGGGGCGTGGAACCCGGCACCGTGGTGGAATCGCCGCCCGCGCACAGCGTGTTCGACTCGCTGCTCGGGCTCCTCGAATTCGTCGCCCGGCTGCGCGAGCTTTCCGGTGGCAAGCCCGTCGGGTTCAAACTGGCGGTCGGGCGCAAGAGCGAGTTCGTCGCGATCTGCAAGGCCATGGTCGCGTCGGGAATCGTGCCCGATTTCATCACCGTCGACGGCGGGGAGGGCGGTACCGGGGCCGCACCGCTCGAGTACGCGAACTCGGTGGGCATGCCGCTGCGCGAGGCACTGGCCTTCGTCGACGATTGCCTGACCGGTTTCGACCTGCGCTCCTCGATCCGGGTGATCGCGTCCGGCAAGATCCTGACCGGCTTTCACCTGGTAAAAAATCTCGCGGTCGGGGCCGACCTGTGCAGCAGCGCGCGCGGCATGATGTTCGCCCTCGGCTGCGTGCACTCACTCATCTGCAACACCAACCGCTGTCCGTCCGGTGTCGCGACGCAGGATCCGCGGCTGTACCGGGGCCTGGTCGTCGCCGACAAGGCACAGCGCGTGGCGCAGTTCCAGGCCAAGACGGTGCACGCCACCGCGGAGTTGATCGCGTCCGCGGGCCTGTTTCATACCTCGGAGCTCAACCGCACCCATATCTACCGGCGCGTGACGCAGTCGGAAATCCGGCGCTACGACCGGATCTACCCGTACCTGACGGCCGGGGTGCTGCGCGACCCGGCGAAGGCGCCGGAGGCGTTCGCCGTGCATCTGGAAGAAGCCGACCCGGAACGTTTCATGCCGCGCCATTGCCTGACCCGGAGCGAGGATCCCCGCGGGGATCCGCACCTCCCGTGCACGATGCGGCAATACGACAGGGTAAGCCACTTATGA
- a CDS encoding activator of (R)-2-hydroxyglutaryl-CoA dehydratase, which produces MTSTTAHFKRPTENAFTRDERQRVTLLFNGLTTAHDRLMAAGLNGLGYRARPLRVPEKMDFQTGKEYGNNGQCNPTYFTVGNLINELVRLRDEEGLPTERILADHAFVTVGTCGPCRFGMDEAEYRLALRNAGFDGFRVLIFDQTGAGEQRTAGDGFEVNLQLFTTLLDAVFMGDLLNALFFHLRPYAIESEAVARARERCLAVCEDALRERDHRVRPGLPARALRALLPIDRAGDIQRLLERVRGDAHLAPLRRCREIVASEVEVDYIRPKPVVKVTGEFWAQTTEGDGNFQMFDFLEREGAEVLVEPVATWIDYLLHQRRVALGDRAGLADGGPLARLGHRMRSARDRLLVSAGERLLAREYHRMREALGGTVQPLADQLEMQRVGHPFYNIRASGGEGYLEVAKNIYYFSRSLAHMTLSLKPFGCMPSTQSDGAQAAVMARYPELNYLPVETSGEGSINAYSRVQMSLGEAKSQCKREFEEAVTRAGRSLESIRAYVAVRPALRDPIQRVPRYPGVIGRAANFVLHVGALMDRDGVPRREATTA; this is translated from the coding sequence ATGACGAGCACTACAGCGCACTTCAAGCGGCCGACGGAGAATGCCTTCACCCGTGATGAGCGCCAACGGGTGACGCTGCTGTTCAACGGTCTCACGACAGCTCACGATCGGCTGATGGCCGCCGGCCTGAACGGACTCGGCTATCGGGCCCGGCCGTTGCGGGTGCCGGAAAAGATGGACTTCCAGACCGGCAAGGAGTACGGCAACAACGGCCAGTGCAACCCCACTTATTTCACCGTGGGCAATCTGATCAACGAGCTGGTGCGCCTGCGCGACGAGGAGGGGCTCCCCACCGAGCGCATCCTCGCCGACCACGCCTTCGTTACCGTGGGCACCTGCGGGCCGTGCCGCTTCGGCATGGACGAGGCCGAGTATCGGCTCGCCCTGCGCAACGCCGGCTTCGACGGCTTCCGGGTTCTGATCTTCGACCAGACCGGTGCCGGCGAGCAGCGCACTGCCGGCGATGGCTTCGAGGTCAATCTGCAGCTCTTCACCACGCTGCTCGACGCTGTCTTCATGGGTGACCTGCTAAATGCGCTGTTCTTTCACCTGCGCCCCTACGCCATCGAATCGGAGGCCGTGGCACGGGCGCGGGAGCGCTGCCTGGCCGTGTGCGAGGACGCGCTGCGGGAGCGGGACCACCGGGTTCGCCCCGGCCTCCCGGCGCGCGCCCTGCGTGCGCTGCTGCCGATCGATCGCGCGGGGGACATCCAGAGGCTGCTCGAGCGCGTGCGCGGCGACGCCCACCTGGCGCCGCTGCGCCGCTGCCGGGAGATCGTCGCCTCCGAGGTGGAGGTGGACTACATCCGCCCGAAACCGGTGGTGAAGGTCACCGGGGAATTCTGGGCGCAGACCACCGAGGGCGACGGCAACTTCCAGATGTTCGATTTCCTGGAGCGGGAGGGGGCGGAGGTCCTGGTAGAGCCGGTGGCCACCTGGATCGATTACCTGCTGCATCAGCGCCGTGTCGCATTGGGCGACCGGGCCGGTCTGGCGGACGGAGGGCCCCTGGCGCGCCTGGGCCACCGCATGCGCAGCGCCCGCGACCGCCTGTTGGTGAGCGCCGGCGAGCGGCTGCTGGCGCGGGAGTACCACCGCATGCGTGAGGCGCTGGGCGGGACCGTGCAGCCCCTGGCAGACCAGCTGGAGATGCAGCGGGTGGGCCACCCCTTCTACAACATCCGCGCCAGCGGCGGCGAGGGCTACCTGGAGGTGGCCAAGAACATCTACTACTTCAGCCGCTCCCTCGCACACATGACGCTGTCGCTCAAGCCCTTCGGCTGCATGCCCTCCACCCAGTCCGATGGCGCCCAGGCGGCGGTGATGGCCCGTTACCCGGAGCTCAACTACCTGCCGGTGGAGACCTCCGGCGAGGGCAGCATCAATGCCTACTCCCGGGTGCAGATGTCGCTGGGAGAGGCGAAGTCGCAATGCAAACGCGAGTTCGAGGAGGCCGTAACGCGCGCTGGCCGATCGCTGGAGTCCATCCGCGCCTATGTGGCGGTGCGCCCGGCGCTGCGTGATCCTATCCAGCGCGTGCCCCGTTACCCTGGGGTGATCGGTCGCGCGGCGAACTTCGTGCTCCATGTGGGGGCGCTGATGGATCGGGATGGGGTTCCGCGCCGGGAGGCGACGACGGCATGA
- a CDS encoding DMT family transporter, producing the protein MGLGVGFVVLAAFFWGLSGGIGGILMADGWDAFVVSFYRGAIGLLFVLAWLAWQPRGSGLASGRLWIWSAVAGLGVAGNFAFYFVSIAHGSVAVAATLMYCAPVFVYLVSFALKLETPTALKLVAIAVVMVGIVLLTQIYDTDAGGVTLIGAGAGLLAGLSYAVFIFGFKYAGSHGSPQAVLSIAFGVLVILLMLPGDNTQMVAALSTPDWPLFAALGVFGAGLSFAFYINGLRHTAPAVASIVAMIEPVTATLFGVALLHESLAFVQTVGMALILVTVTALSVSSRAAPPALVRERDSE; encoded by the coding sequence ATGGGCTTGGGTGTGGGATTCGTGGTGCTGGCGGCGTTCTTCTGGGGGTTGTCAGGCGGGATCGGCGGCATCCTGATGGCCGACGGCTGGGACGCGTTCGTGGTGTCGTTCTACCGGGGCGCAATCGGCCTCCTGTTCGTGCTTGCCTGGCTCGCCTGGCAGCCGCGCGGTAGCGGGCTGGCGAGTGGTCGGCTGTGGATCTGGTCGGCCGTGGCCGGTCTGGGGGTAGCGGGCAACTTCGCGTTCTATTTCGTGAGCATCGCGCACGGCAGCGTGGCGGTGGCGGCGACGCTGATGTACTGCGCCCCGGTGTTTGTCTACCTCGTATCCTTCGCCCTGAAGCTGGAAACCCCCACCGCGCTCAAGCTGGTGGCGATTGCGGTGGTGATGGTCGGCATTGTGCTGCTCACCCAGATCTACGATACCGACGCGGGCGGCGTCACTCTCATTGGCGCCGGGGCGGGCCTGCTGGCCGGACTGTCCTACGCGGTGTTCATCTTCGGCTTCAAGTACGCCGGTTCGCACGGCAGTCCGCAGGCGGTGCTTTCGATTGCCTTCGGGGTGCTCGTCATCCTGCTGATGTTGCCCGGGGATAACACACAGATGGTGGCCGCACTCAGCACACCGGACTGGCCGCTGTTCGCAGCGCTTGGCGTGTTCGGAGCGGGCTTGTCGTTCGCTTTCTACATCAACGGGCTCAGGCATACGGCGCCGGCCGTGGCCTCCATCGTGGCCATGATCGAACCCGTCACAGCAACGCTGTTCGGTGTCGCGCTGCTCCATGAAAGCCTGGCTTTCGTTCAAACGGTCGGGATGGCTCTCATCCTCGTCACGGTGACCGCGCTCAGTGTATCCTCGCGCGCCGCACCGCCCGCGCTTGTACGGGAGCGGGACTCCGAGTAA
- a CDS encoding aldehyde dehydrogenase family protein translates to MPELFESLIAGEHERAGRLTVFAPFDRMPIAEVETVGEAGVGQALDTAYRLFRDRRGWLPVHRRIEILERTAQILHERAEALALEAAREGGKPLIDSRVEVARSIDSIRLCVECLRTDGGEVVPMDINTASAGRHAFTMPEPIGVVVAVSAFNHPLNLIAHQVGPAVAAGCPVIAKPAEDTPLSCFRFVGILREAGLPEEWCQALMTRDLDVAMRLVTDPRVGFLSFIGSAKVGWKLRSMLAPGTRCALEHGGAAPVIVVADADLDAAIPRLAKGGFYHAGQVCVSVQRIFADRAIAGEFAARLADAADRLRIGDPTLPDTEVGPLIREADVQRVEDWVREAEAGGARVLAGGEARSNSTYACTVLEDPAPDARVSTDEVFGPVVCVYPFDDLDAAAARANGLRWAFQAAVFTRDMATAMQAAHGLDASAVMVNDHTAFRVDWMPFAGLRESGLGVGGIPHTLRDMQVRKLIVIQ, encoded by the coding sequence ATGCCCGAGCTCTTCGAATCCCTGATTGCTGGCGAACACGAGCGCGCCGGCCGTCTGACGGTGTTCGCGCCGTTCGACCGGATGCCGATCGCCGAGGTGGAGACGGTTGGCGAGGCTGGGGTCGGGCAGGCGCTGGACACGGCGTACCGGCTGTTCAGAGACCGCCGCGGCTGGCTTCCGGTGCATCGCCGGATCGAGATCCTGGAGCGTACCGCGCAGATCCTGCACGAGCGCGCGGAAGCACTGGCGCTGGAGGCGGCCCGAGAGGGAGGCAAGCCGCTGATCGATTCACGGGTCGAGGTGGCCCGGTCGATCGACAGCATCCGCCTGTGCGTGGAGTGCCTGCGCACCGACGGCGGCGAGGTGGTGCCGATGGATATCAACACAGCCTCCGCCGGCAGGCACGCCTTTACCATGCCCGAGCCCATCGGCGTGGTGGTGGCCGTGAGCGCATTCAACCACCCGCTGAACCTGATCGCGCACCAGGTCGGTCCGGCCGTGGCCGCCGGATGCCCGGTGATTGCGAAGCCCGCGGAGGATACGCCCCTGTCGTGCTTCCGCTTCGTGGGGATTCTGCGCGAGGCCGGGTTGCCGGAAGAATGGTGCCAGGCGTTGATGACCCGCGATCTCGACGTGGCGATGCGCCTGGTGACCGATCCACGGGTCGGTTTCCTGAGCTTCATCGGCAGCGCGAAGGTCGGCTGGAAGCTGCGCTCGATGCTGGCGCCGGGTACGCGCTGTGCATTGGAGCACGGCGGTGCTGCGCCGGTGATCGTTGTCGCCGACGCGGATCTCGATGCCGCCATCCCCAGGCTCGCGAAAGGCGGGTTCTACCACGCCGGCCAGGTCTGCGTGTCGGTGCAGCGCATCTTCGCCGACCGCGCAATCGCCGGCGAGTTCGCGGCGCGCCTGGCCGATGCGGCGGACCGGCTGCGGATCGGCGACCCGACGCTTCCGGATACGGAGGTGGGTCCGCTGATCCGCGAGGCCGATGTACAGCGGGTCGAGGACTGGGTGCGCGAGGCCGAGGCCGGTGGTGCGCGGGTGCTCGCGGGCGGCGAGGCGCGGTCGAACAGCACCTATGCCTGCACCGTGCTCGAGGATCCGGCCCCGGATGCCAGGGTCAGCACCGACGAGGTCTTCGGCCCGGTGGTTTGCGTCTACCCGTTCGATGATCTCGACGCTGCGGCGGCCCGGGCCAACGGGCTGCGCTGGGCGTTCCAAGCGGCGGTGTTTACCCGCGACATGGCCACCGCGATGCAGGCCGCCCATGGCCTGGACGCCTCGGCGGTGATGGTCAATGACCACACCGCCTTCCGCGTCGACTGGATGCCCTTCGCCGGGCTGCGCGAGTCCGGCCTTGGTGTCGGCGGCATTCCCCACACGCTGCGGGACATGCAGGTACGCAAGCTGATCGTGATCCAGTGA